From the genome of Papaver somniferum cultivar HN1 chromosome 2, ASM357369v1, whole genome shotgun sequence, one region includes:
- the LOC113353419 gene encoding uncharacterized protein LOC113353419: MMSAAESAQPSVLNTPPSQRAVQQIQISEKKRKKMLLQKLINGFLFIYFLLLSLQIPLLNGQIILPTEFFPKFLVDLVSKYIQENNDYLMSEKPHFRVGLAWVELLLQWPLAIASVYGFLKKRSWVKKTCLAYGVSASTSLVAILSELIGSGKGSPKLVSVFYGPFMVFTILCILNGLDTTSLLSVNLTARPPMAARNKRV; the protein is encoded by the exons ATGATGTCTGCTGCAGAATCTGCGCAACCTTCTGTATTGAACACACCACCATCACAGAGAGCCGTGCAACAGATTCAGATTtcagagaaaaaaagaaagaaaatgctTCTCCAGAAGCTAATCAATGGATTCCTCTTCATATACTTTCTTCTCCTTTCACTACAAATTCCATTGTTGAATGGTCAAATAATTTTACCCACTGAATTCTTTCCTAAATTCCTTGTCGACTTGGTTTCAAAATACATACAAGAAAACAATGATTATTTGATGTCTGAGAAGCCCCATTTTCGTGTTGGACTAGCTTGGGTtgaacttcttcttcaatggccTCTCGCTATTGCTAGTGTCTATGGGTTTCTCAAGAAAAGAtcttgggtgaaaaagacttgcTTGGCTTATGGCGTTTCTGCTTCTACTAgcttg GTTGCAATATTGTCGGAATTGATAGGATCGGGAAAGGGTTCACCTAAGCTTGTAAGTGTTTTTTATGGACCTTTCATGGTTTTTACTATACTCTGTATTCTGAATGGACTCGATACAACATCGTTGTTATCAGTTAATCTCACTGCAAGACCACCAATGGCAGCAAGAAACAAGAGGGTGTAA